A single window of Helicobacter pylori DNA harbors:
- a CDS encoding acetone carboxylase subunit gamma: MSKYTQEQIKNLVEGNLDWNTVLKMLSMPKDHERFQMYLKVLQDKVDFDDKIVLPLGPHLFVVQDPQKKWVIKCSCGHAFCAPEENWKLHANIYVRDTAEKMEEVYPKLLASDTHWQVYREYICPDCGILLDVEAPTPWYPVIHDFEPDIEVFYKDWLGIQPPERR; encoded by the coding sequence ATGTCAAAATACACACAAGAACAAATTAAAAATTTGGTAGAGGGGAACTTGGATTGGAACACTGTCTTAAAAATGCTGAGCATGCCTAAAGATCATGAAAGGTTTCAAATGTATTTGAAGGTGTTGCAAGATAAGGTAGATTTTGATGACAAAATCGTCTTACCCTTGGGGCCGCATTTGTTTGTGGTGCAAGATCCTCAAAAGAAGTGGGTTATTAAGTGTTCATGCGGTCATGCGTTTTGCGCTCCAGAGGAGAATTGGAAATTGCATGCAAACATCTATGTGCGCGATACAGCAGAAAAAATGGAAGAGGTGTATCCTAAACTCTTAGCCAGTGATACTCACTGGCAAGTGTATCGGGAGTATATTTGCCCGGATTGCGGCATCCTTTTAGATGTTGAAGCCCCAACTCCTTGGTATCCTGTGATCCATGATTTTGAGCCTGATATAGAGGTGTTTTATAAAGATTGGCTAGGCATACAGCCCCCAGAAAGACGCTAA